Part of the Cydia pomonella isolate Wapato2018A chromosome 8, ilCydPomo1, whole genome shotgun sequence genome is shown below.
ATAAACGATCTCAGCGCATCGTATTAGCTACTGACAGCCCCGTACGTGTGTGTATCACGCTCGTTACGTTTACGTGACGCTCACACTAAACACCAACTTCAATATGCCATTTAAATACCCCCCCTCAACTTTATTGCTACGAAATAAGGTACACTTCAAGCGCAGCTTTAATGTAGCCGGTTTATAGACTTGCCACCACACCGGGTGGCGAGGGCCGGCAACGTCGCGCCCGATTTGTGACATTTATTTCACCCGCTCGCCAAACGCGCCTGCCAGCGACATCTATCTGCCAACTCGGAACTAAGCCCTCGGCTTTGAGAGCAGGACGGATATACTTGACAATATCACTTTCACGGTCTCGTACTTAAAGTTAAGCGGTTTGCTGTACTGTTTGTTTGTGTCTGTAAACAGCGCGAGGTGTACCGCGCATGAATGAAACGGATGACCGTAAGAAAGAGACGGAGAAATGGGAGTAACGGTTGGGTGAGAGGGATGGAGGAGCGCGAAGTGTACATCGTTTATCAGATTACATGCGAAGTATCGCGAGCGTGGCGATGTTTTGACACGCGATAATCACGAGATAATGCGGGCGATTGCTGGGCGTTTAGGTTGATATTGCTTTTTATGGCTGTCAAGTGGCGGATGACGCAGTCAGGTGACGACGGGCTGCTGCGGCGCGGCGCGAGCCAGTCCAGCTGTTTGCTAtgactttataattataatttctgaCATATTTTAGCCCGTTCCTTTATTATGCATATGTCTCTTACACGCCACTCTTCTAACAGTTATGTtaagtatattgatatttattatatatgacTATAATATAATCTCGGCAGGAATATTcatatttgatttaattaatatttaggaGATTAATATTATGTTACTTGGTAAAACAAACAGAAACACGTCACAATCTGGACACCGTCAcacattaaatgaaatttgtttttagtttacattaaaacttacaattttttggaaataaataagaaaaattctATGTATAAAATTGGAGCCTTTCCCGCGCAATTATTGAGCTAACTACTAATGCCATCTACCGGCGAGTAGCAACGTAATCAGAACAAGATGGTACTACTATAATACACCTAGTTTAAAATCTGTTGACTCCtgtctttattttaattaaatttgtgtTAGTATAAAACGgtactgtttattttataaacatgtAGAAACTATTACATTAATTCTAATGGTACGAACCGGAGTattttttctatagaaaactgttTTAAGCCGTGTTATTCAAGTATCGAATTTGCTTTGTTAATTTAGGTAATTTTATATGCAAGAGTGTTCTAATCGATGTCGATCACATGCGCGAGGACGCTTCGTCCCGTCTATTTTAGTAGTGCGCAAACTGATTACAACTGTTTATTCAACCTTATATGCCATGCATGCGTTACACTCGAATGTAAACTTAATTGTAAATACTTACAGTACGTTTTACGGCCATGTGATTCGGTTTGTTACGAGCTTTTCGAAGTAAGCGGTTGATTTGTTATACCATGACGCAATGTTTTCAAATAACGGGATTTGGGAAAGGTAAACAGATGTCGGCAACATTTAGAGACGTTAAAATTTTAGATTAATTGCCTTGAATTCCTCCTTTTTAAATCTCAGACTCAGTTTGATTTATTCAGAACTAAAAATAAGATTTATGCCATGTCAACGATTTTGTACGGGTATTTGGCGCCGCCTCTTGTTTGACCACGAGCCTGGTAGCGCCATCTAGTTGTTGTACAGGGAAAATGACAATATTGTTTTCCATAGGTACGTTCCAGCTCACGCTGGCCTAAAGCGGGCTAGCGATTTATAATATAAGCAACCGATTAAACCACTTGTTACTATAGTTCTTTTAAAAGGACGTCAACAATTTAAAATTCTCACAAACAATGAGGGTACTTATCAAGCTTTTGTTTATACTCAGTCGAATCGTTTCGAGTATTGTAAGTGGACACCTAGTTGACTGTGTGTATTAAatacagttttttattttattatacgtcTTTAATTACGGTGATTAACAATGGAAATTTCGAGGTatgtatttctaaataaaatttaaatcaatatttttataaaaataagaatatagCGAAAACAAGTGTTTACTATCGAGTTATAATCATTTtgcattgaaaaaaatattaaaagtctTATTTTATTGCGATTTTACGAGCCGTCCTTTTAAACGACCAATAGGGTTATGTGCTACTATCACTTGTATTGCATTTTAGGGCGCGGAAGACGACTTGGTCACGACTCACGACCTTTAACGTTAAGTGAGATAATTGTTTCTTAGTTtaattctattattattttgccTCCCGAAAACCGCAATGCTGATATCACAGATGAAGACTCTGGGGATGAAAATCAAGTGAATTTGAACAATTTACCCGGATCTCAATCCCAGCAGGGAGAGGTTTGTTTTGGATCGGAAAGAGACTCCAGTGATTACGAGGATGTGCCACTAATCCAACTTTCAAAACGGAGACGCGTGGAATCAGAAGATTTGTGGTTGAAGATTGATGAACTACGAGTTCGAGGTTTCAAGCCACTGGAAATGTGCGTGAAAATCGTGTGGCAAAATGCCTCCTGCCTACAAACAAGGCACTACAGAAGTCCCCTCGAGGAACATTCCAATATCAGTCAACccgaaataaacaaatatagtaGTTTGCAAGTGGCATGTTGTCACAGTTGCATCTAATGCAGTAATAACAATAGCAAcaaaaaaagtacatactagTAGATCAGCCGACTGTAATAAAGAAGTATAATGAGAATATGGGGACGGCGTCGATAGGTCCAATCAGGTCAGTCAGTCCGATATAGCGTTGTATAGAACAACGATTAGGggtaaaaaattgtatttctcCTTGATTTACCACGCACTAGACATGGCTACGCATTCGACTTTCTGAATTTTTGCAGATATGTAGCAACAGCTTTTCttgaaagttataaaaaaaaacggagaGATACATGAACTTCCCTAATGTTCCGTAATTGTTCACGCTGTGACGGGAAAGatcatataaaatgttacagAGATACTCAGCTTCGGTGTATCGAATGCCATAAAAAAGCTAATTTCATATGCCCAAAATGTGACGTAACTTTGCACTCtaagttttgttttgaaaattttcatacttctaaaaaaaactgtttaatatTATACTTGGGTTTTAATTTGAATCAACATTTGTTATAGAGAGGCGTCCTGTACGCTCATGGTGGTACATGTTGCTATCGTCCTTTTAAAAGAACACCTATTTCCCAGTTTTCCatgaaacatacattttttccaatatttttcccgtatagtgtttattttttataatacataaaGTAAAATTCATTCGAATCGGAAGTGTTTGGTATGTCCAGTAACAAGTgggttaatataaaataatactgtaATACAATTTAAACGATACGTCTTATATgaaatagtattaaaataaatcaattccTACATTAAAAGTAATTTTCAACACTTAAATAAAATTCTCTGTAATAAAAGTCACAGAAAATATTAATTGGACAAATgatttatacacaatttatgTGTAATTGCACTGCACCTTAATAGGCACCCGTCTCGAATTTAAATCGTTACTGACAATgttaaaactgacatatacgctatcgagaacgtaatttactttctatatatctcgctcgcacttatatgcgagtacgagcgagatgcatagaaagtaagttacgttctcgatagcgtttgtcagtgccgaactagtggtacgtaatatctaaataacaagtattggtttctattagcacgttttttcatcttgccttttaataatgaggtcgcaagcgtgcatccccggtaataggtgacgagaagggacatttttaaaaattcatcaaaaaattatggtagtaaattatacataatgatgtataagaaccgtttcagcaaatgttgtagattgtttaagtatcaaaattacgtcgaaattttcagagaaattgtcacttgttttgaagtaatttctggggaaaattgatttcgtctaactttcatttacactacttgaaatatataataacaaaaatgtagtgtattaaagttgaagtacaggatatgtgtaatacaaaattaccatttagcagtccaaactttacgaaatttacaaataagatcgacaaaatcactgctttacgcgcgtttacctaaacgtccatcagaaaaaaaattgatgaaaaagtctgttttcaaaaaatttatttattaaaatgaaagataacaagacgtgctaatagaaaccagtacttgttatttctaatagttaacaaaaggtatacaatttcatgcgctaaatcTGTCAATTAGaaatttttgcgactaaaatcgataacggcctcttaaaacGAAAATGATCAGTTATATGTAAGTGTAGTAGAGCCTCGCTAATCCGAAACTTTGCTAacgctgcgtttccaccagagatgtgcgaggatgcgtagccaGGGatttgtttgttaagaaccaataaaaTCACTTCATTAGTTTTCCTCGCTCAGCGTGTAGTGATTCTGTCGGTTTATCTATACACGGGCGCATTGCCGTAAACTGAGCCAAAGAAAAAGATTGGAAGTGCCGAAATTATGTTTCTTCCGCGACTAAAAGCCCGTACCCACAAAATAAAGTATGAAAATGAGAAGACTATTTCCTTAGTTTCAGGAAAATCATAAGTAGgtcaatatactcgtacattagTTTCATAGGTCAATACACATCAGtttcaaaaatatttcactAATTTAGTAATTGTAATGTATCCCGAGGGACTAGGAATACGGATAGGTTTCGTCAATAATAGGCACTGTACTTGTTCGAGGATTTATTCCGGACTGACGTACGTGACACacgtaaaacaatatatatgtGTCTACCTACATAGGTACATCACACTTCTCCACACTTAATTAATACTAGTAGTATTACAAATAGGTATGTACCATATTAACTCAAATCCtatttaacttacaataagGAAAACATGGGTTGTTAATCACTAATCAGGTAGATGCATTCTGCAATTTACATAACAATAAGTATACATTGTTACCGGGAGACCCCGTTCATCCAATAATAATCCACCGCTATGAATTATAATCATGAATCTTCTAATCAAGGAATACGATTCATAATGGTGTAATTATTCGTAGACATGacattaacaataaatactatatCAGTGAGTtatcttgtattttattttatttatataaaaaaattacctcctACTAGGATATTACATATGTAACGTGGCTTGAGCTAACTTAGATCACGATACTCAGTTTAAATCTGCTTAATGTAACACTATAAGGAAATGCTTCACAATCCAGCAAtaagaatatatttaattaacctaATTGACTTAAGTGCCTATTTACTCGTGCCTATACTTTATATGATGGCTTTTTCAATCTACATTGTCTAAAGGGCCGCGACCGGGCCGGTGCAAGGGGGGTCGTCGACTGATCCACTTGCTCCTCGCCACTCCCCATATCCTTACCGGGCGTGGAGAAGCATTCTATGCCTTCTTCCTCCCCTTCCGCCATACTTCGCGCCGGCGAAGCATCGAACATCGGCGTCGAGGCACCCGTCGCGCTCCTGAGCCCACTGGTACTTGCTTGCGGCGTTGTAGGCTCATCCCTGGGTACCTGTggcatttttggggatggggtcGGGGCCACGGTCTCATTACTTTCCTCGCTACCCCTTGGACAGACTATAGAACTCCTCGCTCTCCGTTTTAATTGGTCGATATGGCGGTGAATAATATTACCCTGACGATGTTATAATCCGTATCACCTAAAACCCCTGACACCTTACCCGGTTGCCATTTCTCTCCTTTCAGATATTTTCGAAACCAAACGTCCTCACCCACATCAATCTTCCGTTCCGACCCTCCGGCCAAGCGAGTTTGCCGCTGCTGATTTTTAGTTACATTCATACTTACATCCGGTTTTAGCAAATCTAAACGCGTTCGCAATTGCCTACCTGTCATGAGCATTGCGGGGCTCTCGCCTGTGGAACTGTGCGCCGTATTGCGATAATAAATCAAATACGTGTTAATAGCGTTTAGTACGtcgtttttttctaaaactgcTTTTTTAATAACTTGCTTTATTACTTTCACCGAATTTTCCGCGGCTCCGTTCGACGCCGGGTGATAAGGAGCCGTAAAAATATGTTCTACCCCGTCCATGGctaaaaagtttgaaaattCTTTGCTCGAAAACGGCGGGCCGTTATCACTTATCAATTGTTTAGGTATTCCCCATCTAGCCCATACTTCGGTTAATTTTTCGATGGTTGATACGGCGGCCGTGCTGGGAACTTGGAATACTTCGACCCATTTCGACATAGCATCGactagtattaaataaatttttccGTGAAAAGGCCCCAAGAAATCTACATGTACCCGAGTCCATGCTCGCGTTGGCCATGGCCAGCAGCGCGGCACGTGCCGCGGCGGGGCGCTAGCCACCGCGGCGCACGGCTCGCACTCGCGGCACGCCGCCTCCACCGTCTCGTCGAGGCCCGGCCACCACACATAACTACGGGCCAGCGCCTTGGTCTTGACTATACCCATATGAGGTTCATGTAGAATTTTCAAAACTTTATCGCGGCACCTCTCCGGTATTACTACCCGGTGCCCCCACATAACACAACCCAGCTCGTCATATAATTCTGACTTTCTGTtgaaatatggcttcaacgtaTCAAATTCACAATTATCTGGCCAACCATCGCGAACAAAAGTTAATACTCTAGCTAAAACAGGATCGCGCATAGTGTAGTACTTAATCTTATTATAATCTAATAACATCGCGTCTTGTGCGAAATGCAGATACGTTTGCTCGGGAATGGAATCACATGAATTATTCCGTGTCTCATTAGCGTTAGGTAATCTAGACAACCCGTCCGCGCAGTTATCCTTCGTATTCACATATTCAATTTCATAATCATAAGCTGATAATATGATTGCCCACCGCTGCATCCTGCTAGCTGTCATTGTCGGTATACCCGTATTCGGTCCAAATATTGATACTAGTGGTTTATGATCTGTGCGCAATGTGAAATGACGTCCGTAAAGGTACTGGTGAAATTTCttgacacaaaaaataatacctaaagcTTCACGGTGTATCTGTGAATAATTCGCCTCCGCGCTGTTTAAGGTACGAGATGCGTACGCGACCGGGCGTTCGCCGCCGTCCGGTCCAATTTGGGTCAAAACCGCCCCCACCCCTCGGGGTGACGCATCACAAGTTGCTATCAAACGTTTACTTGGATCGTAATGCCTTAATACGTTAGCGCCTGACAACAATCGTTTTACTTGCACGAAAGATTCTCCGCACTCCTTGCTCCAGTGCCACTCCGCCTCCttttttaatagtttataaagagGTGACAATATTAAACTGAGATTTTTAATAAACCTACCGAAAAAATTTACTGTCCCTAAAAACGACCTTAGCTCTGATACGTTACGGGGTTGTGGCATTTGCAAAATCGCTTTTATCTTTGTTGTATCTGGTTTGATGCCCTCCCTAGAAACGACATACCCTAAGTAAGTTACTTCCTTAGCCAAAAAAACGCATTTATTTTTCCTCAATTTCAATCCGTTATTAAGGAGACGTTGGAAAACCGCTTCTAAGGCTTGTAGATGTTCCGATTGAGTTTTGCCCCCGATAATAACATcgtctaaaaatatttgtacattagGTATGTTACCTAATAAATTCATCATAATACGCTGAAATATCCCTACACTAGATGATAAGCCGTACACTAGTCTATTGTACTGAAACAACCCTCGATGGGTGTTTATAACCGTGTAACGTTTCGAGTCGTCCAATTCAACTTGGTTGTACGCTTGTGAAAGATCAATTTTACTAAAGTACATATTGCCATTTAAATTAACAAGAACATCTTCTATTTTAGGGAGAGGATACCGATCGACCAATAAATACGGATTTAAGGTAGTTTTATAGTCTGCACAAATTCTAAGCGAACCGTCCGGCTTATTAATAGGTACCAGTGGTGATGCCCAGTCCGAGCAGTCGACGGGCTCGATGACGCCGGCGCTCAGCATGGCGTCCAGTTCGGCGTCCACGCGCTCGCGCAGCGCATAGGGCATCGGGCGTGCGCGATGGAACACCGGTGCTGCGCCCTCCCGCACCCTCAAGGTCGCCTTGCCGCCCTTGTACCGGCCCAGTCCGTCGCTGAACAACGCCTCATATCTGCCGAGCAAATTTACAATGTCTTGTTTACCTTGTCCACTGGCCTCGTCTATTACATAATTACATTTTAACTctggtatttttatatttagttcgACCAACCACCTCCTGCCCAACAAAGAAGTTGAGCCACCCTCTATAATGAACAACTCTAATTGTTTACTGCACTCATTGTAGGTCACTAAGGGTCTAATAATACCTAAAGGCCTAATAGGTGGCCCCGTGTAgtaattgaataccgttttatcgGGTTCTATATTTATATGAGAAAAATATCGGTCATATGTGGCCTTACTAATACAGGAAATTGCCGCGCCAGTATCTACTtccatattaatatatatgttgtCTATACATATCGGTAAACTCACCGCCGGATAGTTATTTAAACATAGGTGATGTAATTCTTCCTCGATGTCTCCGCCGTAATCCTCACTTGGTTCGTGATCGGCCACCCCAAAATGCATGGCActccgcgccggcgccgccgtcGCTGCCCCTCCGCGCCGGCCGGACGCCCGCGCTCCGCCACGGCCCGCGGGTCCCGTAGCCGCGCCCCAGTCCGGGCACACCCGCCGCAAGTGACCTGTACGCTGACACTTGCTGCACACATAATCCCGGAACTTGCAATTCGCGTAATTATGACTGCGTGCGCCACAGGCGTCGCAGTGCCTTTCTTGCCGGCCATTGGAATTTACGTTTCGCCGCTGTTGCGTAACTACAGGCGCCCGCGATTGTCCTCCGCTGAATGTGCCCGATCTCGCCCGACTCGCAAACATAACGGCCTGCATATCTCCCGTCCCGCTCGAACCCGTTACCTTCCCTTGCTCCACTATCGCCGCGTCCCTCTCTGCAGCCTCCAATGATGTAGCAAGTTTGACTGCAGCTGCAAAGGTTATGTTGTCGTCCTCCGCAAAAAGCCGCTGCCTAATCAAATCGCTGATTAAGCCACAAATGAACTGATCCCTAAGGTTACCGTTCAACTCTGAGCCAAATTTACAATGCTTGGATAGCCTTTTTAACTCCGCCACATACGTAGCTACATTTTCGCCGACATTTTGCCGCCTTTGCCGGAACCGGTATCTTTCGGCTAAAACCGACGGTGTTGGCTGCAAATGATGTGACATTAgttcttttattttatctaagGTTAGCTCCGCTGGCTTTGTAGGACTGGCCAAGTTCTCCAGTAGCTCATATGCCTCATCACCCATCGCTGCAATTAATACCGGCACTTTCATGTCGTCTTGCACTGCGTTGACCTTGTAGTACATTTCCACGCGATCCATGTACGATGACCACGCGCCATTGCTGACGTTAAATTCGTGTAGCTTGCCGAtcgacattttaatttatttaaatgtactgCACACGCGAAATTATCACTACCTGTCGCCACTGTAATGTATCCCGAGGGACTAGGAATACGGATAGGTTTCGTCAATAATAGGCACTGTACTTGTTCGAGGATTTATTCCGGACTGACGTACGTGACACacgtaaaacaatatatatgtgtctacctacataggtacatcacactaattaagtatttttatactatACAATTTTTGCAGATGGTAATGCGGAAATTCTGCCAACGGCCGGGTTTTTACCCGTTTGAATTAGAAAGGCACTACTGGATTTGTGGTTAGAGTTAGACTCAAGTCAAGTACAAAACCGTATCATTTAATTTCCTTTATCGTTCTCGGTTTATTCCGATGTGTATCTCCGATCGGACGTTCCCCCGAGCCGTATAAGCCGTATTCGAACttcttaaaatatttactttatttatttatttataataaaaaaattaagttacattAATTATTGTAACTTATCTGCTaactgcatagcagtttgttggcagaaaacttattctaccctccaCCATTGTCaagtaagttattgcttacttAATTTATATCTGTGCGAGTGCGATTTCTAACAAGCAGTTGTACGTAACATACATCagacttgaaataaaaacattacttaattaataCTTGATAATTATTTGATATGTGGCACTTGCTGTGTAATGTTTATCTCGCGCGCGACGGGAATAATGTGAATATATGGGTCATAAAGAGTAACTTTCAACATCAACCCGAAATCGTGAAAATCGAAATCTAGtcaaccaaaatgtatgaaacagacaataagtattttttgtcgCGATTTCGGGGTCCGTCCTATCCTATTACCTAACTgttttggctcagcgatccaaacagaatcttggcctccgaaacgagagaatgccacctgtcccgatccagcgcggtttcctgccatgaattggcattcagccgacgcaggtccgcctccacgacatcacaccagcgctacctggggcgcccgatcggtggacagcggaaagaaaagtgctcaggaagatcctgggaactgtccgaagtgacgacggctcctggaggatccggaaaaatgccgagatcgaggagttggtggctgagcccaatatcatcggcgtaactaaatcccacagacttcgctggttcggtcacctactcagaatggggtaAGGTCGCGCAGTCAAGGGAGCGTACTTGGAGCGACCAACCGGCTTATCCTATTAAAGACCTTTAAATTCAACTCACAAAACATGTGTAAGGGTTGAAAAAATACGCTGTATGAGCGAGATACTCTGCGAGTAATCCACATTCCACATACGCAACTTTTGAGAAAAAAAGATTTTCtggagggcttcgtcactttttgacatctatttcagttcacATTCCACATCTTAATCCTTTCCCGgttccagaaacttcctgcctcacacagctaaactgtggaatgatctatatccggaccgatacgacctctaaaccttcaagaaaaagagcgtactcccatcttaaatggcggcaacgcacttacaacccctccgGTGTCgagggtgtccatgggcggcggtggTCGCTTGCCATCAGATgatctgtctgctcgtttgcctctgaCTTGCACTGACGCAGACAGTGGTTACAATATAGCAACTACTATTTGACACTTCTACCCACAGGGAAAAGttggccttattgggataattttggattttttgttttttcacgATGAGTGAGACAACGCGATGCACCGTTACCTCTACAGTGCTCATGCACtggtaatatcaaatcaagttGAGAATTATCAAGTTCGAACGCCAGTCCCTGCTAGGGCGGGTTACGCTGTGCCCACGTCTCAGTCATTTTTCTCGAGCCCCCCCTCTCCCCCGCCCATATTACTAGGGCTGATTGTCTTTTTCGAAATCATCTCGAAAGTCTGTAGCTGAGGAAAAGTTTAGCAAGCGCTAAGGAGGTAGGTATATTCTGAAGTTATGATTAAGAGCCGAAACAGACGGGCTGCATTTAAATTGCAACTTGTATGTGCACTGCATGTCGATTACGCAGTTTGTTGGCTTGTTTTTTCGCGTACAAAGTCACAGTTGGAATGTAGACCGCCTGAAACAGCTCTTAGGCCTGGGACTCCTCTTGGCAAGACGTACGCTGTGTGTACCGCGTCACATTGTTGCACATTGTACAggaaggcagcaaattttcttTTTCATCTCTCCTGTTCGGAAAGTGTGATTTTCATGAGCAGATAGCCGGgtggaaatagttatttgtacaacaagagagcaaagtttgatatttcttcgagtgcttgttttgagtcccgtgcaagcgaagattctataatagattcacgaggaAGCgagaaagattctataatatgataatttagaatattgagcgtagtaagggactcaaaagcgcacgagatgtaaataactttgatctcgtgtagtacacaaattttttcacgtcagtcagccatcaaaaaatacaacctgaaaaaatgtaatccaaacggacggatcactatttcactcatattttctgaaggtattctaacaattaactttaattaccgcaataaaacaaaacgaaagaaatttcaataaaataatacgaaaataatgaattaacgaacatcaatagggttgtttccatctacaaatcttagggcagaattgtatcccaataaattcttttggattataagaacatgttaaactacttttaggggacctgtaatgtaaggttgtctggaagagatcgctctgtagcgataaggccgcctgttgtttacctctatcttcatgttttttatgtgtttccatgtacattattttcagaggttgtgcaataaagaggatttgtattgtattgtattgtattgtaatgaccatatttttgtaaatattgaatttaaaatatcttttggcacacgtcacgtgaccaacctcgaaacgtctttgaagattctgatgacgtcacaactctctgattgacactgttgacagttaggcgataagcaacaaatgacaaatgtcagttgacagctcgtatcttctacgtgcgtatgtagttatgtgtcaaaccgtaaactgtgacgtcacacaatttttcaAAGAGctttttgggcgcgaaagcatccgtcaaaatatattttgttaatttaacatatttaaagccgtttttagtataaaagttgaattttagagcaacttttagttaatatagaacgtaatacaagcgtttcaaaaaattggaaacaaccctattgacagttcaatcgacaacttttttttgtaaaaaaaaaactttgtaatatccggtccgaattgcggatactactatttgtcaactacagtaaagatcgttaaaagtagttaagtagaattatttactgcgtaacaatagcgtaaatttgtataagttcattgttttgattgtataataaaatacgtaaaatatggtgtttttattaaattttaaacttttatttcattaatttattattacgaatgaagactcgtagggtgttttggaacgatgcggtctgacttatttcgggggtctattataaaccgtcaatataccgttgaattacgtatgcactttttttgtctctttctctttgctaatgacgtgaaagggataaagacaatagaatccaaatatttcgaacttgtattaggccccgcacgttgaaatgacattcgaatctaaaggtcacttgaatgttattttgtctcactcggtgagcaaaatgcggttttgctcactgtttttaagcagcaaataaGAGCAAgggttcgagctgctgacgtgaaaatagcTTTTCTCACCCTAGGGAGGAaagtattcttttttttaacttatgaTGAGCAAGCTTATGTTATATAAAATAGACCCAGTGTCTGTACCTCCATTCATTTAAGGCAGTACA
Proteins encoded:
- the LOC133520616 gene encoding uncharacterized protein K02A2.6-like isoform X1, translated to MPYALRERVDAELDAMLSAGVIEPVDCSDWASPLVPINKPDGSLRICADYKTTLNPYLLVDRYPLPKIEDVLVNLNGNMYFSKIDLSQAYNQVELDDSKRYTVINTHRGLFQYNRLVYGLSSSVGIFQRIMMNLLGNIPNVQIFLDDVIIGGKTQSEHLQALEAVFQRLLNNGLKLRKNKCVFLAKEVTYLGYVVSREGIKPDTTKIKAILQMPQPRNVSELRSFLGTVNFFGRFIKNLSLILSPLYKLLKKEAEWHWSKECGESFVQVKRLLSGANVLRHYDPSKRLIATCDASPRGVGAVLTQIGPDGGERPVAYASRTLNSAEANYSQIHREALGIIFCVKKFHQYLYGRHFTLRTDHKPLVSIFGPNTGIPTMTASRMQRWAIILSAYDYEIEYVNTKDNCADGLSRLPNANETRNNSCDSIPEQTYLHFAQDAMLLDYNKIKYYTMRDPVLARVLTFVRDGWPDNCEFDTLKPYFNRKSELYDELGCVMWGHRVVIPERCRDKVLKILHEPHMGIVKTKALARSYVWWPGLDETVEAACRECEPCAAVASAPPRHVPRCWPWPTRAWTRVHVDFLGPFHGKIYLILVDAMSKWVEVFQVPSTAAVSTIEKLTEVWARWGIPKQLISDNGPPFSSKEFSNFLAMDGVEHIFTAPYHPASNGAAENSVKVIKQVIKKAVLEKNDVLNAINTYLIYYRNTAHSSTGESPAMLMTGRQLRTRLDLLKPDVSMNVTKNQQRQTRLAGGSERKIDVGEDVWFRKYLKGEKWQPGKVSGVLGDTDYNIVRVILFTAISTN
- the LOC133520616 gene encoding uncharacterized protein LOC133520616 isoform X2, translated to MSIGKLHEFNVSNGAWSSYMDRVEMYYKVNAVQDDMKVPVLIAAMGDEAYELLENLASPTKPAELTLDKIKELMSHHLQPTPSVLAERYRFRQRRQNVGENVATYVAELKRLSKHCKFGSELNGNLRDQFICGLISDLIRQRLFAEDDNITFAAAVKLATSLEAAERDAAIVEQGKVTGSSGTGDMQAVMFASRARSGTFSGGQSRAPVVTQQRRNVNSNGRQERHCDACGARSHNYANCKFRDYVCSKCQRTGHLRRVCPDWGAATGPAGRGGARASGRRGGAATAAPARSAMHFGVADHEPSEDYGGDIEEELHHLCLNNYPAI